In Dermacentor silvarum isolate Dsil-2018 chromosome 2, BIME_Dsil_1.4, whole genome shotgun sequence, the following proteins share a genomic window:
- the LOC119442628 gene encoding uncharacterized protein LOC119442628 yields MKDFASNVKELRVKQSKLQADVENLKQLTHTMEQHLLDVANKDLHTTAADENRKLEKWQRHEMRYRSRVTQLKEHPDYSKKLEELTNMFSISKKLHGLELQLKDVENELPTLDLPADEDAIKIALDSVTKRCEQLEEAFSKNLAKQRAEQSEENAAASSSK; encoded by the exons ATGAAGGACTTTGCCAGCAACGTGAAGGAACTGCGGGTCAAGCAATCCAAGCTGCAAGCCGATGTTGAAAATCTCAAACAGCTCACCCATACGATGGAGCAGCACTT GTTAGATGTGGCCAACAAAGACTTGCATACAACAGCAGCGGATGAGAATAGGAAACTTGAAAAGTGGCAAAGACACGAGATGAGGTACAGGTCAAGAGTGACCCAGCTAAAG GAACATCCAGACTACAGCAAAAAATTGGAAGAGCTAACCAACATGTTTTCCATCTCCAAG AAACTCCACGGACTTGAGCTACAGTTAAAGGACGTTGAAAACGAGCTGCCCACACTTGACCTGCCAGCG GATGAGGACGCCATCAAGATTGCACTTGATTCTGTGACAAAGCGTTGTGAACAATTGGAAGAGGCCTTTTCAAAGAACTTAGCAAAACAGCGAGCT GAACAGTCAGAAGAAAATGCAGCAGCGTCATCATCAAAATAA